One stretch of Dissulfurimicrobium hydrothermale DNA includes these proteins:
- a CDS encoding protein-tyrosine phosphatase family protein, with product MAEYRLNWITSHLAVGYAPMSYEELDSLKRQGINAIMNLCAEFCDLHKIEEQTGFEVYYLPIEDEGVPAIEEMEKALAWLDEAVYLGKRVLVHCRHGIGRTGTFVTAYLIRRGLGLKLAVKKLKPTYATPANYEQWHLLKKYGKKTGELKIREPILEYRHTVNLSSFFAQYEAVVQGFEEKKEEYRRKVPGYEDCGLDSDFCCHDGFEVKFIEAVYINNKLNSTLTSKERLEIIARAAGLSAAIKKGMAVQAKDEDSRVRREDHLTDFLCPLNAAGKCVLYEYRPLRCRSCGIPVDVSSYGLIEDMLLGVSKNMFFALSGTFADENVLIFPFYDVVSGRFVQTYFYSLLKA from the coding sequence ATGGCTGAATACAGGCTTAACTGGATCACATCGCATCTTGCCGTAGGCTATGCACCCATGTCATATGAAGAGCTCGATTCGCTTAAGAGGCAGGGCATAAACGCCATCATGAATCTTTGCGCTGAATTTTGCGATCTCCATAAGATTGAGGAGCAGACCGGCTTTGAGGTCTATTATCTCCCTATCGAGGACGAGGGCGTTCCTGCCATTGAGGAGATGGAAAAGGCCCTCGCATGGCTGGACGAGGCGGTTTATCTCGGCAAAAGGGTGTTGGTCCATTGCAGACATGGGATCGGGAGGACCGGGACGTTTGTGACAGCATATCTTATACGTAGAGGTCTTGGGCTCAAGCTTGCAGTTAAAAAGTTGAAGCCCACATATGCTACTCCGGCCAATTACGAACAATGGCATCTTTTAAAGAAATATGGGAAAAAGACCGGTGAATTAAAGATAAGAGAGCCGATCTTGGAGTATAGGCACACTGTAAACCTTTCTAGTTTTTTTGCGCAATATGAGGCGGTCGTTCAAGGGTTTGAAGAAAAAAAAGAGGAATACAGGCGCAAGGTGCCGGGATACGAAGACTGTGGGCTCGATTCCGATTTCTGTTGCCATGATGGTTTTGAGGTAAAATTTATAGAGGCTGTTTATATAAACAACAAGCTCAACAGCACCCTCACAAGCAAAGAGCGGCTTGAGATCATAGCGAGGGCCGCAGGGCTTTCCGCTGCGATAAAAAAGGGGATGGCCGTTCAAGCGAAGGATGAAGATAGCAGGGTCAGACGGGAAGATCATCTGACGGATTTCCTGTGTCCTTTGAACGCAGCGGGTAAATGCGTTCTTTATGAATACCGGCCTTTGAGATGTAGGTCTTGCGGTATCCCCGTTGATGTCTCAAGTTATGGACTGATCGAAGACATGCTTTTGGGCGTTTCGAAAAATATGTTTTTTGCCCTTTCGGGCACATTCGCCGACGAGAATGTGTTGATATTCCCGTTTTATGATGTGGTTTCCGGTAGGTTTGTACAGACCTATTTTTACAGCCTCCTTAAGGCCTAG
- a CDS encoding molybdopterin-binding protein, producing the protein MAIKKVPVDDAVGMVIPHDLTEIVRGEKKGPAFRKGHVITEADIPHLKRIGKNHIYVIELSEDEMHEDEAALFMARAISGPFISYDEKPSEGKVGFRAATRGVLKVDRQALFEFNMLGEVMIATLHEDTVVSEGMAVAAGRAIPLVIRRSVVERAASIARDAGGIVSVAPFKIKKAGIVVTGREVYEGRIKDAFGPVMREKLVGMGLEVAYSAMAPDDVDLISGEIKKAMDAGVELILCTGGMSVDPDDVTRLAIAKAGGKDVVYGSPVLPGAMFLVAYIGDMPVLGVPACGMYFKATVLDLVLPRVMAGERIDRTAMAALGHGGLCLNCKRCRYPVCPFGKG; encoded by the coding sequence ATGGCGATTAAGAAGGTCCCTGTCGACGATGCGGTCGGGATGGTGATCCCCCATGATTTGACCGAGATAGTCCGCGGAGAAAAAAAGGGTCCGGCCTTTCGAAAGGGGCATGTGATTACAGAGGCCGATATACCGCATCTGAAGCGGATTGGCAAAAATCATATCTATGTCATTGAGCTCTCCGAAGATGAAATGCATGAGGATGAGGCGGCGCTTTTTATGGCAAGGGCCATAAGCGGCCCGTTCATAAGTTATGATGAAAAACCATCCGAGGGTAAGGTCGGTTTCAGGGCCGCCACCCGAGGGGTGTTGAAGGTCGATCGTCAGGCCCTTTTTGAATTCAACATGCTTGGTGAGGTGATGATCGCAACGCTCCATGAAGATACCGTTGTAAGTGAGGGCATGGCGGTCGCCGCGGGTCGCGCTATTCCACTTGTGATCCGGCGTTCCGTAGTGGAGCGAGCGGCTTCAATAGCCAGGGATGCAGGCGGCATTGTGTCAGTAGCACCATTCAAGATAAAAAAGGCCGGTATCGTTGTCACGGGGCGTGAGGTCTATGAAGGCAGGATAAAAGATGCGTTTGGTCCGGTGATGAGGGAAAAGTTGGTCGGCATGGGCCTTGAAGTAGCATATTCGGCCATGGCACCTGATGATGTAGACCTCATTTCAGGCGAGATAAAAAAGGCCATGGATGCCGGTGTAGAGCTGATACTGTGCACTGGCGGCATGTCCGTCGATCCGGATGACGTAACACGTCTTGCTATTGCAAAGGCCGGGGGCAAGGATGTGGTGTATGGGTCCCCTGTCTTGCCGGGCGCTATGTTTCTTGTGGCATATATCGGCGATATGCCGGTCCTCGGGGTCCCTGCATGCGGCATGTATTTCAAGGCGACCGTGCTTGATCTCGTGCTTCCGAGGGTCATGGCCGGAGAAAGGATCGATAGGACCGCGATGGCGGCCCTAGGCCACGGGGGGCTGTGTCTGAACTGCAAGAGGTGCAGATATCCGGTCTGCCCTTTCGGCAAGGGATAA
- a CDS encoding cupin domain-containing protein, with product MEIKIGERLKRLRLASNLTQEELANRTDLTKGYISQLERDNTSPSLATLGDILEVLGINLADFFKESPQEQTVFKRSNRKLLADSTEEARVELLIHASQRQEMEPVLVTLAPGAKTREDRQHQGEEFGFILSGKVMLRLGRQSHELEEGDCFYFSADRRHFVQNTGQAEARILWVVTPPTF from the coding sequence ATGGAAATCAAGATAGGCGAAAGGCTCAAGCGCCTGCGGCTCGCCAGTAATCTGACTCAAGAAGAGCTTGCGAACCGGACGGATCTTACAAAAGGCTATATAAGTCAGCTCGAGCGCGACAACACCTCCCCGTCGCTTGCAACCCTTGGCGACATCCTTGAGGTGCTGGGGATAAATCTTGCTGATTTCTTTAAAGAGAGCCCGCAGGAACAAACGGTCTTTAAACGCTCGAATCGGAAGTTATTGGCTGATTCCACCGAGGAGGCAAGGGTTGAACTCTTGATACATGCCTCTCAAAGGCAGGAGATGGAGCCAGTACTTGTAACCTTGGCGCCTGGTGCAAAGACAAGGGAGGACAGGCAACACCAGGGTGAAGAGTTCGGCTTTATCCTTTCGGGCAAGGTAATGCTGCGTCTAGGCAGACAGAGCCATGAGCTTGAAGAAGGGGATTGTTTCTATTTTTCAGCTGACAGAAGACATTTCGTGCAAAACACCGGTCAGGCTGAGGCCAGGATATTGTGGGTGGTTACGCCACCAACTTTTTAA
- a CDS encoding two-component system sensor histidine kinase NtrB: MTQCLPLLPIYVVDFIGASLMVVFSLTAFYYSWRLTRLEPKSVLWSYFFWLCMAMVAFALSRSIGHILRFVFIFMGFPNIWNFFAPYSGGLNTMTFVSITTLTFYFPGVRKIIGRVKEDAKKLEEARIGLAQANKSLMDLNQTLEQRVEERTRALKISEQKFRHLFESSKDVIFFCNNEGRLLDMNDSGVELLGFKDKNEIIGKTMAEFFVNKADWENFCATLHSAGHIKDLEIEYGRQDGSILYLLVTSDLISDENGTVIGCEGIAKDLTRYKQVMANLIQSEKMASLGQMAAGVAHEINTPLGIILGYTQLLEEDFKDQKDVYETLETIEKQAKICKNIVSDLLNFSRDSIRQEKGPVDINHCLEEVMAVIEHSLNMDRIYVHRVYGENLPMVFADKERLRQVFVNILNNAHHAIQKEGLVGIWTRYNPAKKTVEILIGDTGPGIPPEILKKIFDPFFTTKEVGKGTGLGLSVSFGIVKDHGGNIDVESPPKEQGLINAGMETVFIVSLPAYIEGIDQEK; this comes from the coding sequence ATGACACAATGTCTGCCGCTCCTCCCTATCTATGTGGTGGATTTTATAGGCGCAAGCCTTATGGTTGTTTTTTCCCTCACTGCCTTTTATTACTCCTGGAGACTTACAAGACTTGAGCCCAAGAGCGTCCTCTGGAGCTATTTTTTCTGGCTGTGCATGGCTATGGTGGCCTTTGCACTCTCGCGCAGTATAGGGCATATCCTCAGGTTTGTATTCATATTTATGGGATTCCCTAATATATGGAATTTTTTCGCCCCGTACAGCGGTGGGCTCAATACAATGACGTTTGTTTCGATCACCACGCTCACCTTTTATTTCCCAGGCGTTAGAAAGATAATAGGCCGAGTTAAGGAAGACGCAAAGAAGCTTGAGGAGGCCAGGATCGGACTTGCTCAGGCCAACAAATCCCTCATGGACTTGAATCAGACCCTTGAACAGCGCGTGGAAGAGAGGACTAGGGCGTTAAAGATATCTGAACAGAAGTTCAGGCACCTCTTCGAGAGTTCAAAAGATGTTATCTTTTTTTGCAATAATGAGGGGAGGCTCCTTGATATGAACGACAGCGGGGTCGAGCTCCTGGGATTTAAGGACAAAAATGAGATTATCGGTAAGACAATGGCAGAGTTTTTTGTAAATAAGGCCGATTGGGAGAATTTTTGCGCGACTCTCCATTCGGCGGGGCATATAAAAGATCTTGAGATAGAATATGGAAGACAGGATGGCTCCATCCTTTATCTCTTGGTTACGTCCGATCTCATAAGCGATGAAAACGGTACTGTGATAGGTTGTGAAGGCATTGCCAAGGACCTTACACGCTATAAACAGGTCATGGCAAATTTGATACAGTCGGAGAAGATGGCCTCGCTCGGACAGATGGCGGCAGGTGTGGCCCATGAAATAAATACCCCCCTTGGCATAATACTCGGCTATACTCAGCTCCTTGAAGAGGATTTCAAGGACCAGAAAGATGTATACGAAACCCTTGAGACTATAGAAAAACAGGCGAAGATATGCAAAAATATCGTATCCGATCTACTGAATTTCTCACGGGATTCCATAAGACAGGAAAAGGGACCAGTGGATATAAATCACTGCCTTGAAGAGGTCATGGCCGTGATTGAGCATTCGCTGAATATGGACAGGATATATGTCCACAGGGTCTATGGCGAAAATCTGCCTATGGTGTTTGCTGATAAGGAGAGGCTCAGGCAGGTATTTGTAAACATCTTGAATAATGCCCACCATGCAATACAAAAAGAAGGACTTGTAGGCATATGGACACGCTATAACCCAGCCAAAAAGACTGTTGAAATATTGATCGGCGATACCGGGCCGGGTATCCCGCCAGAGATTTTAAAAAAGATATTCGATCCCTTTTTCACCACCAAGGAGGTCGGTAAGGGGACGGGTTTGGGTCTTTCTGTATCCTTTGGCATAGTGAAGGATCACGGCGGCAATATAGACGTCGAATCCCCACCCAAAGAACAGGGGCTGATAAATGCTGGTATGGAGACGGTATTTATAGTCAGTCTTCCTGCTTATATAGAAGGTATCGATCAAGAGAAATAG
- a CDS encoding response regulator — protein MAQILVLDDVIDAGIMIKKILERKGHDVHVFDEEEGALDYAKGHPVELAILDIKLKKLTGIEVLEELKKTMPDIKVIILTGYPTIETARQAVDLGAVEYCIKPIDKDELEKKVAQVLKS, from the coding sequence ATGGCGCAGATATTGGTGCTTGATGATGTGATTGATGCAGGCATCATGATAAAAAAGATCCTTGAGAGAAAGGGACATGATGTCCATGTCTTCGATGAAGAAGAGGGTGCGCTGGATTACGCAAAGGGGCATCCTGTCGAGCTTGCAATCCTGGATATAAAGCTCAAGAAATTGACCGGAATCGAGGTCCTTGAAGAGCTGAAGAAGACAATGCCGGACATAAAGGTCATAATCTTGACCGGCTACCCCACCATAGAAACCGCGAGACAGGCAGTCGACCTCGGCGCAGTCGAATATTGCATAAAGCCGATAGATAAAGACGAACTTGAGAAAAAGGTCGCGCAGGTGCTCAAGTCCTAG
- a CDS encoding metal ABC transporter ATP-binding protein has translation MDTTTNTTKKGGVLVRIEHVDFSYREQQVLKDITFDIARGDFLAIIGPNGSGKSTLIRLILRLLSPDSGEIYILGRPVRTFFNWDMIGYVPQKATHIDPIFPITVEEVIALGRLSGKKFPRWLDKKDRDAARQAANLVGIGEYVDCRIGALSGGQQQRVFIARAIVNSPEILFLDEPTTGVDVKAQDDFYEMLDNLNRSGVTIVLVTHDIGIVNKHVNKVACLNQTLVFHGTHDEFCSSARVRELIPGDHHLILHRH, from the coding sequence ATGGATACAACAACCAACACTACTAAAAAGGGAGGCGTCCTTGTCCGGATCGAACACGTCGACTTTTCATATAGGGAACAACAGGTTTTAAAAGACATAACATTTGATATCGCTCGTGGGGACTTCCTGGCCATCATAGGCCCTAACGGGTCAGGCAAATCAACCCTCATAAGGCTTATTTTAAGGCTTCTCTCACCTGACAGTGGCGAGATCTACATCCTCGGCAGGCCTGTCAGGACCTTTTTCAATTGGGACATGATCGGTTATGTCCCACAAAAGGCCACCCACATAGACCCGATCTTCCCTATAACAGTCGAAGAAGTGATAGCCCTTGGCAGACTTTCAGGCAAGAAATTCCCTCGATGGCTGGACAAAAAAGACAGGGATGCGGCAAGACAGGCGGCCAATCTTGTAGGGATCGGTGAATACGTTGACTGCCGCATAGGTGCGCTTTCCGGGGGTCAGCAGCAGCGCGTATTCATAGCCAGGGCCATAGTCAACAGTCCCGAAATACTCTTTCTTGATGAACCGACCACTGGCGTCGATGTAAAGGCACAGGATGACTTCTATGAAATGCTTGACAACCTCAACCGCAGCGGGGTTACAATAGTCCTTGTTACACACGACATAGGTATAGTAAATAAACATGTCAATAAGGTGGCATGCCTCAACCAGACCCTTGTCTTTCACGGGACACATGATGAATTCTGCTCATCGGCAAGGGTAAGGGAGCTGATCCCTGGAGACCACCACCTAATACTCCACAGACACTGA
- a CDS encoding secondary thiamine-phosphate synthase enzyme YjbQ, producing the protein MKHYRKELWFNVPARMGFVNITPLVEDCVRESGIQEGLCLVNAMHITASVFINDDEPGLHKDYEDWLEGLAPHEPISRYRHNLTGEDNGDAHLKRQVMGREVVIAISGGGLDFGPWEQIFYGEFDGRRRKRVLVKIIGE; encoded by the coding sequence ATGAAGCACTACCGGAAGGAACTTTGGTTCAATGTGCCTGCTAGGATGGGGTTTGTTAACATTACCCCACTGGTTGAAGACTGTGTGCGCGAAAGCGGGATACAGGAGGGCCTCTGTTTGGTAAATGCCATGCACATAACCGCCTCTGTGTTTATTAATGACGATGAACCAGGACTGCACAAGGACTACGAAGACTGGCTGGAAGGCCTCGCCCCCCATGAGCCTATATCGAGATATCGGCACAACCTGACAGGGGAAGACAATGGAGATGCGCATCTCAAGCGGCAGGTCATGGGTAGGGAGGTGGTGATCGCAATATCGGGCGGCGGTCTGGATTTTGGGCCGTGGGAGCAGATTTTTTACGGCGAGTTCGATGGCAGGAGAAGAAAAAGGGTGTTGGTGAAGATTATAGGCGAATAA
- the dusB gene encoding tRNA dihydrouridine synthase DusB, producing MSGAKSIKLGTLEFTPIILAPMAGITDYPFRRLARRFGAGLAVSEMISSEAMTKRVERSLRLSATASKEYPLSAQIVGKDPISMAEAARMNESIGAAAVDINMGCPQPKIVRAGAGAALMRDEAAAARLMEAVVKAVNIPVTIKIRLGWDRNLQNAREIAMIAEKVGVSLITVHGRTRNQFFSGQADWISIKKVKEAVSIPVIANGDIRDPTSTIKCLLESGADGVMIGRGALGRPWIFSAIADCLANKDRFAPRIKPHSPTIDEQCAVVLEHLKYIKDFYGMPIGLWMAKKHLAWYSKGLPHGSTFRGLVNKARSLDELTALTYAFYEKIFESSSPRISPSTSLAPVSPLSAAETSLATPATFADESASVASFWSPSPLD from the coding sequence ATGAGCGGCGCCAAATCAATAAAACTCGGAACCCTTGAATTCACCCCTATAATACTTGCGCCAATGGCCGGTATAACAGACTATCCGTTCAGGCGTTTGGCACGCAGATTCGGCGCCGGGCTTGCCGTAAGCGAGATGATATCATCCGAGGCGATGACCAAAAGGGTCGAACGATCACTTAGACTTTCGGCCACCGCCTCAAAAGAATACCCGCTCTCGGCACAGATCGTGGGCAAAGACCCGATCTCGATGGCAGAGGCTGCAAGGATGAACGAATCTATTGGCGCGGCAGCCGTCGACATAAATATGGGCTGTCCCCAGCCGAAAATAGTACGTGCAGGTGCCGGGGCCGCTCTCATGCGCGATGAAGCTGCGGCCGCAAGGTTAATGGAGGCCGTGGTAAAGGCCGTGAATATCCCGGTCACCATAAAGATCAGGCTCGGCTGGGATCGTAACCTGCAGAATGCGCGGGAGATCGCCATGATTGCCGAAAAGGTCGGGGTGTCGCTAATAACCGTACATGGACGTACCAGGAACCAATTCTTTTCAGGGCAGGCTGATTGGATCTCTATAAAAAAGGTGAAGGAGGCTGTATCGATCCCGGTGATAGCAAACGGCGATATCCGGGATCCGACATCGACCATCAAGTGCCTCTTGGAGTCCGGGGCCGATGGGGTGATGATAGGAAGGGGTGCACTCGGAAGGCCTTGGATATTTTCGGCTATAGCCGATTGCCTGGCAAACAAAGACCGCTTCGCTCCACGAATCAAGCCGCACAGCCCTACAATTGATGAACAGTGTGCAGTCGTCCTTGAACACCTTAAATACATCAAGGATTTTTACGGCATGCCAATAGGTCTCTGGATGGCAAAAAAACACCTTGCATGGTATTCAAAGGGGTTGCCGCACGGCTCAACCTTTAGAGGCCTGGTCAACAAGGCGCGATCACTCGATGAGCTGACCGCACTTACATATGCCTTCTACGAGAAGATCTTTGAATCCTCATCTCCAAGGATATCGCCTTCAACAAGCCTTGCCCCTGTTTCACCTTTGTCGGCAGCGGAAACCAGTTTAGCAACACCTGCGACTTTTGCGGACGAATCGGCCTCCGTAGCATCTTTTTGGTCGCCCTCCCCGTTGGATTGA
- a CDS encoding YggT family protein translates to MFVLRHFIEAVASVIDLVLGFYMWVLIVRAVVSWVNPDPYNPLVRILYGITDPLMYRVRRFLPLVFGSIDLTPMVLIIVIVFLRGFLVPTLYDLAIHLY, encoded by the coding sequence ATGTTCGTCCTGAGGCATTTCATAGAGGCTGTTGCGTCGGTTATAGATCTTGTACTTGGTTTTTATATGTGGGTGCTTATTGTCCGGGCTGTTGTGTCTTGGGTGAATCCTGACCCGTACAACCCTTTGGTGCGTATCCTTTATGGCATTACAGACCCTTTGATGTACCGCGTGAGGCGGTTTTTGCCCCTTGTATTCGGCAGCATAGACCTGACTCCTATGGTGCTTATCATTGTAATAGTGTTTCTTCGGGGTTTCCTCGTACCTACGCTTTACGATCTCGCAATACATCTTTACTGA
- the speD gene encoding adenosylmethionine decarboxylase, with protein sequence MMEDIEYGFGQHLMMDGYGCDQEKLKDLDGIYDFLSRYPEEINMTKIMPPYVFKYSGLIPEDWGISGFVLIAESHISIHTFPEKLYLSLDIFSCKAFDTQGAIKYITNLFDIKKVEIKLLDRGLEFPKVIRKVHDFVRAERTGMTI encoded by the coding sequence ATGATGGAAGACATCGAATACGGCTTCGGGCAGCACCTGATGATGGATGGTTACGGATGTGACCAGGAAAAACTAAAAGATCTAGACGGGATCTATGACTTTTTGAGCCGTTATCCCGAAGAGATAAACATGACCAAGATCATGCCGCCCTATGTATTCAAATATTCAGGTCTAATCCCTGAAGACTGGGGCATATCAGGTTTTGTGCTCATAGCCGAAAGTCATATAAGCATCCATACCTTTCCAGAAAAGTTATACCTGAGTCTGGACATCTTTTCCTGCAAGGCCTTTGACACTCAAGGGGCCATAAAATATATTACAAATCTCTTTGACATCAAAAAGGTTGAGATCAAGCTACTCGACCGCGGGCTTGAATTTCCAAAGGTTATCCGTAAGGTACACGACTTTGTGCGCGCCGAAAGGACAGGCATGACAATTTAA
- a CDS encoding sigma-54-dependent transcriptional regulator: protein MATAENNKNMCLRPLQEPLATSRPGMREDFKIINHSHRQPHILIVDDDREMLTLLGKVIGRKCKCELTLASSGREAAEVLKQDLPEVILTDVKMPDMDGITLMTLARELDPTISVIIMTGFGTIELAVSAMKEGAYDFLQKPFDNDYLVHVIRRSIERTLLLRENRRLQKKIEDQEAFHGLVGQSPRIRRVFDLISKIADTDVTVLIRGESGTGKELAARALHELSSRSSRPMVAVNCPALPEHILESELFGYVKGAFTGAVKDKKGLFLEADGSTILLDEIADIPLSIQTKLLRVLQAKEIRPLGSTQSIKINVRVLASTNQDLESKIREGSFREDLFYRLNVITVVMPPLREIQEDIAFLAYHFLRLYAKEYERNVTEFTPRAIKCLERRQWNGNVRELQNTIKRAVLLSSGNTIDLSDIYANGEGAEKEITWQHIPCFEQLSYNKAKIQVVSLFTRNYIRRALEKTMGNVTEAANISGIERQAFQRLMRRYGIKSEEFRSKDKS, encoded by the coding sequence ATGGCAACGGCCGAAAATAACAAGAATATGTGCCTTAGGCCTTTGCAAGAACCTCTAGCTACCTCAAGACCGGGCATGAGAGAAGATTTTAAAATTATCAACCATAGCCACCGACAGCCCCATATTTTAATAGTAGACGACGACAGGGAGATGCTCACACTCCTTGGCAAGGTGATAGGGCGAAAATGCAAATGCGAACTCACTCTCGCATCATCAGGCAGAGAAGCGGCTGAGGTGCTTAAACAGGACCTGCCGGAGGTCATCCTTACGGATGTAAAGATGCCCGATATGGATGGCATAACACTGATGACCCTTGCTAGAGAACTTGACCCAACCATTTCTGTAATCATAATGACCGGCTTTGGGACCATTGAACTTGCGGTAAGCGCCATGAAAGAAGGGGCCTATGACTTTCTCCAGAAGCCGTTCGACAACGACTATCTTGTACATGTCATCAGACGCTCGATAGAGCGGACGCTTCTCCTCAGGGAAAACCGGCGACTTCAAAAAAAAATAGAAGATCAGGAGGCATTTCATGGCCTCGTCGGACAATCGCCGCGTATCCGCCGCGTCTTCGATCTTATATCAAAGATTGCCGATACGGACGTGACGGTGCTTATACGCGGGGAAAGTGGAACTGGTAAAGAATTGGCCGCAAGGGCCTTGCATGAATTAAGCAGCCGCTCAAGCCGACCGATGGTTGCCGTAAACTGCCCAGCCCTGCCTGAACACATCCTTGAAAGCGAACTCTTCGGCTATGTAAAGGGGGCGTTTACCGGGGCCGTCAAGGACAAAAAAGGGCTTTTTTTGGAGGCGGACGGCTCGACCATACTGCTTGATGAAATAGCAGACATACCGCTGTCCATTCAGACAAAGCTCCTGCGCGTCCTACAGGCAAAAGAGATAAGACCGCTCGGATCGACACAAAGTATCAAGATCAATGTGCGCGTCCTGGCGTCTACAAACCAAGACCTCGAGAGCAAGATCAGGGAAGGCAGTTTTCGGGAGGATCTCTTTTACCGACTCAACGTCATAACCGTCGTCATGCCGCCTTTAAGGGAGATTCAAGAAGATATAGCGTTTCTTGCCTACCATTTTTTAAGATTATATGCCAAGGAATATGAAAGAAACGTGACTGAATTCACGCCGAGGGCCATAAAATGCCTTGAGAGAAGACAATGGAACGGCAATGTCAGAGAGCTCCAAAATACTATAAAGAGAGCCGTTCTCCTGAGTTCAGGCAATACTATAGACCTGTCTGATATATATGCAAACGGAGAAGGAGCTGAAAAGGAAATAACATGGCAACATATTCCCTGCTTTGAACAATTAAGCTACAATAAAGCAAAAATACAAGTTGTCAGCCTATTTACAAGAAATTATATTAGAAGGGCGCTGGAAAAAACTATGGGCAATGTAACCGAGGCCGCAAACATAAGCGGGATTGAAAGGCAGGCCTTCCAGCGTTTAATGAGGCGGTACGGCATAAAATCAGAGGAATTTCGTTCAAAGGATAAAAGCTAG
- the speB gene encoding agmatinase has product MDQFLGLSSSCPNRDQAKAILVPVPFDLTTCYKAGARDGPARIIEASPHMEFYDEETDSEAFRKGIFTATPIEPELPPENMVRKVREAVIPIVRSGQIPCVIGGDHSVSIGAIEAIYSELGRLNLVHFDAHTDLRDSYLGSRYSHACVMRRVWGLGDIIQIGVRAVSREEMEFLKGQRHWPTCRPIWANMVIEDREASIAETISRLKQQPTYVTIDLDCLDPSIMPAVGTPEPGGLSWSDITKFLKAIAASTMVVGFDVVELAPIPGYHAADFLAARLIYKFLSYIFNIKNLIPVDQD; this is encoded by the coding sequence GTGGATCAATTCCTCGGACTCTCATCATCTTGCCCGAACAGGGACCAGGCAAAAGCGATCCTGGTCCCTGTTCCTTTTGATCTCACCACATGCTACAAGGCAGGTGCCAGAGATGGACCGGCACGCATCATCGAGGCATCTCCACACATGGAGTTCTATGATGAAGAGACGGATTCAGAGGCCTTCAGAAAAGGTATCTTCACGGCTACGCCGATTGAGCCTGAACTGCCGCCTGAAAATATGGTCCGAAAGGTCAGGGAGGCTGTAATCCCGATTGTACGTTCAGGCCAGATACCATGTGTAATCGGTGGTGACCACTCTGTAAGCATCGGTGCCATAGAGGCAATATACAGCGAGCTGGGACGGCTCAATCTAGTCCACTTCGATGCACATACTGACTTGAGGGATTCCTATCTCGGAAGCCGATACAGCCATGCCTGCGTTATGAGGCGTGTTTGGGGACTCGGCGATATAATACAAATAGGTGTGCGTGCCGTCTCCAGGGAGGAAATGGAATTTCTAAAGGGGCAGAGACACTGGCCGACCTGCCGACCTATCTGGGCCAACATGGTCATCGAAGACAGGGAGGCCTCAATAGCCGAGACGATCTCAAGGCTCAAGCAACAGCCGACATATGTCACTATAGACCTCGACTGTCTAGATCCATCGATTATGCCGGCAGTCGGTACGCCAGAGCCAGGTGGACTTTCCTGGAGCGATATCACAAAATTTTTAAAGGCCATCGCAGCGTCGACTATGGTCGTCGGATTCGATGTCGTGGAGCTTGCGCCGATCCCTGGTTATCATGCAGCCGATTTCTTAGCTGCAAGGCTGATATACAAATTCCTAAGCTATATCTTCAATATCAAAAACTTGATCCCTGTGGATCAGGATTAA